The Ruania alba genome has a window encoding:
- a CDS encoding DUF305 domain-containing protein, which yields MNRITSTAALTLTAALALGACSGPNGESETSTTTSTANDADVMFAQMMIPHHEQAIEMSELVLENGSGDAEVTSLAEDIMAAQGPEIEQLDTWLEDWGAEPMADEMAGMDHGDGMMSEEDMAALDSASGTEADELFLEQMIVHHEGAVQMAQGEVEDGENADAIALAEQIIEAQNIEITLMQDLLDR from the coding sequence ATGAATCGCATCACCAGCACTGCCGCCCTGACCCTGACCGCGGCCCTCGCCCTGGGCGCCTGCAGCGGCCCGAACGGCGAGTCGGAGACGTCCACCACCACGAGTACGGCCAACGACGCGGACGTCATGTTCGCGCAGATGATGATCCCGCACCACGAGCAGGCCATCGAGATGTCCGAGCTGGTGCTCGAGAACGGGTCGGGTGACGCCGAGGTGACGTCCTTGGCCGAGGACATCATGGCTGCCCAGGGCCCCGAGATCGAGCAGCTGGACACCTGGCTCGAGGACTGGGGCGCCGAGCCCATGGCGGACGAGATGGCCGGGATGGACCACGGTGACGGGATGATGTCCGAGGAGGACATGGCCGCACTGGACTCGGCATCGGGTACTGAGGCCGACGAGCTGTTCCTGGAGCAGATGATCGTCCACCACGAAGGCGCGGTGCAGATGGCGCAGGGTGAGGTGGAAGACGGCGAGAACGCCGACGCGATCGCACTCGCCGAGCAGATCATCGAGGCACAGAACATCGAGATCACGCTCATGCAGGACCTGCTCGACCGATGA